From Brachyspira hampsonii:
TTTCTAATAATACTTTATTAATAGGGTCCTCAAGTTTTACAACATCTCTTATACCGGAAATAACATCTATTAATTTATTTTCATCTAGTTTTAATCTGTTAAACATTGATTTAGAAATTTTATTTTCATCAAGAAGTTTTTGAGCGTATTCTAAGTCCTTTTTATTGGCTTCAAATATTTTATCCTTATTTTCTTCTATTTTGTTTGCTATTTCAAGCAATGCTTTATTTTTTATATCAGTATTTAGAGATTGTAATTTATATGCAGCCTCTTTGGCATTTTTTACTAAATCTGTTAATTGCATATTATTCTCCTTAAATATGTTTATAATCTAATTACTGATTAAGCATTAAAGATACCCAATCATTTTTCCTTTTTCTCATGATAATATTTAGCTTGTTTGCTCTTACGGCATTAATCATATATGATTCTTTTTCTAGTAAAATTCCTGATAATATTAATGCAGAACTTGATTTTAATAATTCTTTTAAATCCGCAAGAATATCTATTAAAATATCAGTTTCAATATTAGCTATTACCAAATCAAATTTAAAATTCAAATTAATTAAATCCCTTGCATTTCCAAGTATTACATTATCAAGTTTTATACTGTTGTAATCTGCATTATCAAGAGTGCAATGAACAGCATCATTATCAATATCTATAGAGGTAATATTTCTTGCTCCTAATTTATAAGCGAATAATGATAATATACCGCTTCCGCATCCTATATCAGCAATACTCTTTGAAGCTATATCGTTATTATCAGCATATTCATAAATCATTTCAAGTGCAAGCGATGTGGTTTCATGAGTTCCTGAACCGAATGCATACTGCTTTGCTATATAAAGCGGATTTTCACATTCTCCGCTATAAAAATCTTTTAAATTTGGTACTATAGTAATATCTCCTATATTAAAAGGTTTGAGAAAGTCCATATATGAAGTTAAATATTCTTCAGATTTTAATTTTTCTATATTGTAAGTGTATTCTGCTATACCTTTAATATTTTCTTCTATTGTGTTTAAATTATTTTTTAATATATCCTCATTTTCATTATATATATTGACTATTGAAATATTTTCTTCTTTTATAGGAAACTCTGTATTAAAACCCAATATATTTAATTTACCGCTTTCTATAACAGCTTCAATTATATCTTCAAATCCTCTTTCTGTTTTTATTGATAATGAATATATTAACATAATGACTCCAATAATGATTTTCTATATATTACAATATATTAATAATATTGTTAATAGATTCAATCTTATTTTCCATATCTTTTTTATATTTTATTACAAAAGTATTGTCATTAACTGTGCCTCTTACAGCCTCAAAATCTTTTTCCATAACAGTTTTATCATCAATACCAGAACTTACCATTTTTGCTGTATCATACTCTTTTTCAACATCTTTATAAAATATATTATACGCTTCTTCTAATAATATTTTATGCTCATCTAATAATTTTTTTATAGTTTCTTTGTTAATACTTTCTATGTTATATCTTAATTTAATTATATTAATTACCCAAGATTTTTCATCTTCATAATATATATTGTATAATTTTTCAAACTCTTCAATTAATGTTTTAATGTCATTTATTTTGTTATTTTCTAAATTTTTTATTATATTATCAACTCTATCCTTAGCACATATAAGCCCTCCAATGTCAGACCACTTCTCAAATACATTATTTTTATTATATTCTAAATTCGATACTATCTCATCTATATTTTTAGAATCTTTTATATATGAAAGTATTTTGTTATGTAAGTATAAATCTATTGCTATGGTGTATCTTTTTGAGTATTTATCCAAAGAAGATATTTTTATAATCATATTTTTATATGTTAAAAAATCTCCATTATTATTTTTTTCTTTTTTTATTTTTTCTAATATAGCTTCAGATTTAATCATTTTAGATACAGTGTAAGGACTAAATACATCAAATATTATTAAATCTTTTTTATCGCCTTTTCTTCTGTCTCTGTCTCTCCATTTATTTTCATCTCTTGAAAGACCAACTCCGAATAAATTTAAAGCAGGTATAAGTCTTGTTTGATGATATCCATGTTCAGTTATATATGAAAAAGGAAAATCTGAAGTATCAACATTATCATAATGTGCCCCTATAACAGTTGAAAAAGCCCCTATATGAGAAGGCCATAAAATATAAGAGTTGCTTCCTGTTTTGCATCCTCTCTCCATAAAACCATGATGATAAGGTCCTAATTTGTACATGTGATTGCTTTGATTAGTACCGCTTCCTGCATTAAAAAATGAAAAATGACTTGCTATTAAAAGTGTTGCTTTATGATGGGTAACAGTATAAGGACCTGCAAATATAGAGAACATCTCTCCATGCTCACCTTCGCAGTTAGCAAAAAGAAGAGAG
This genomic window contains:
- a CDS encoding 50S ribosomal protein L11 methyltransferase, translated to MLIYSLSIKTERGFEDIIEAVIESGKLNILGFNTEFPIKEENISIVNIYNENEDILKNNLNTIEENIKGIAEYTYNIEKLKSEEYLTSYMDFLKPFNIGDITIVPNLKDFYSGECENPLYIAKQYAFGSGTHETTSLALEMIYEYADNNDIASKSIADIGCGSGILSLFAYKLGARNITSIDIDNDAVHCTLDNADYNSIKLDNVILGNARDLINLNFKFDLVIANIETDILIDILADLKELLKSSSALILSGILLEKESYMINAVRANKLNIIMRKRKNDWVSLMLNQ
- a CDS encoding DUF4954 family protein; its protein translation is MYIFKKQDKDFRNLTNEEINFLKSQGCSSQSWDKILIKNVDLSRIKDVQFHGRVKINSLNGNVRYYKKLSVPASINRATLIDVFINGNVYINNIGRFIANYKIENGVIIENAGSIYMEGKSSFGNGVETSPIMEGDGRSVKIFNRLNSHIAYLVAIYRHEKLMREKINNMIDEYAKQKTRKFGKIKKHAKIINARLIKNSLIDPYTTVENADEISNTTVISTKECPSYIGTSVILKDSIVLKGADITDSTVIKKAFIGEGVRLARQFSCEDSLLFANCEGEHGEMFSIFAGPYTVTHHKATLLIASHFSFFNAGSGTNQSNHMYKLGPYHHGFMERGCKTGSNSYILWPSHIGAFSTVIGAHYDNVDTSDFPFSYITEHGYHQTRLIPALNLFGVGLSRDENKWRDRDRRKGDKKDLIIFDVFSPYTVSKMIKSEAILEKIKKEKNNNGDFLTYKNMIIKISSLDKYSKRYTIAIDLYLHNKILSYIKDSKNIDEIVSNLEYNKNNVFEKWSDIGGLICAKDRVDNIIKNLENNKINDIKTLIEEFEKLYNIYYEDEKSWVINIIKLRYNIESINKETIKKLLDEHKILLEEAYNIFYKDVEKEYDTAKMVSSGIDDKTVMEKDFEAVRGTVNDNTFVIKYKKDMENKIESINNIINIL